The Apium graveolens cultivar Ventura chromosome 10, ASM990537v1, whole genome shotgun sequence nucleotide sequence GTAAAACTGAAAAATACGTATTGAAGTAAATTGAACATACTTtctaataatataatttttataaatattttcaataATATGTTATGTGCAATTTTCAGTCAAAATCGGATCAATTTGACGGCAAAAAGTCAAATATGACGGATAAATTGGGCCGGAGGGAGTACTTTTTTTTATATTATGAGtcatattttttaattattttatcaaaaagCTTTATACACATTTACTTATACAGTAAATATAGGGGAAAATATTACACTTTTTGTAattactaattatttatttattttaattaatgaaatgtgaaacttttttttttgctaaattgaAAATTGAAACTTTATTCGGAGagaaaattttaataaatattttaacaaATATAAAAACACATGAGAAATCTAAAATGAATGATAAAAAGAATCAGGGAGCATCAATAATTACAACAGGAGTTAACCAGCAGTACTATGTCCTCACTATAAAATGTAATAAAAATTTACAAAATCTTGGATAGTTCATGTAATGGGGATCTGATATTTTCAAGTCTTTTCGGTTCACTTGTCATAATTTTTTTGGTCCCAAGAAAAACTTAAATTTGGAATTTAGTCTTTGTTGGTTTCAAAAAATACCCAAGTTTTAGAATCTTGAGGGGTGTATAGAGTTTGGGATTGTCTCTCTACCTTTGTGCTAAAGATTAACTCTTTTGATGTGAAATTTGTGGGATAATAAAGATAAATGTTCATGTGATCCAAAAGGGTACTGCACAAAATAAAAAACAAAGACTTTTTTCAGGTGGGGTTGTATTAAATGCAGTGTAGAGGTTGATATTAGCTCTTACTTTCTGTGGGTTTTTTGTTTTGGAATGTGGGTTTTTGTTTTCTTGAAGCATCTTTGAGAGTTGACTTGTAAAGATCTCATCTTTGAAGGTAAAGTAAGTGTTTGTGTGTGTTTCTGAACTGAATGGTTTTTTACTTGTTGCTAAATGTAGTTTTTTTTTTGTAACTTCTGTAGTTTTAGTTGATTGATGGAATTAGTAGTTTTTTTAATGCAATTTTTGATGATAAAGGTGACATTTTTTGTGCATGGATATTATGTGTTTTGTTTGAGTTTTTGAGATAAGCTATCTATGTTAAGAGGATTTTTAGGAAATGGCTGATAAACTAGACAGATTAAATTGATTGGAGTTGAAATTTGTATTTTGTTTTATTTCAGAGGCACAAAAGGGATTTCTGTAAATTAGATTGATATGGGTTGTCAAGGCTCAAAGCTCATTCCTTGTTGCTTGGTTTCGGAATATAAGACTTCGATGGTCGAGGCGCCAGATACTAGTATTGGGATACTCTTTGATGTCTTTTTGTATTGTTTATATGTTTTTGCTTAGATTACTAATGATGAGTTTTTGTATGTGTTGCAGTAGATGACGTTAGTGGTGAGGCAGGTGGTTTGCCTGCATTCCGTGAATTTACACTTGAACAACTGAAAAATGCCACATCCGGTTTTGCAGTGGAAAACATAGTTTCTGAACATGGTGAAAAGGCTCCTAATGTTGTTTATAAAGGGAAACTGGATAATCAAAAGAGGATCGCTGTCAAGCGCTTTAATAGATCAGCTTGGCCTGATTCCCGGCAATTCATGGTATTAGCATTTTTTTTTCTTTATCGATTCATTCTGCCTCTCCGTTGTCTTTTCCTGTGATATATGTTTGTTCTTAAGACCTGCTAACAAAGATATGCTCCATAATTCTATAAACAACATAATTCTTATgctgtttttttttaaatttaacttGTGCCCAGTATTGTGAGCCATTATTATATATGTATGACATTTTAAGAATTGTTCATGTTTCATATTCGCTACTGTTTGGTTCCATCCTCCCCACTATTGACCCTTACCGCGTTCCAAATTAATTTTAAGTCTTATCCTGATCTACTTGAACTCAATTAACTGATCgatcttttatttttcttttcattgttACAGCTCTAGCAAACTTTTTTTAGCATTTTATATTGTTTTCCATTATTGTACAGATATATACTCCTAGTGAGCTATGCACACTGGGAGTATATGTTGCTCCAAAATTGGCTGACATTTATCTATCTTCTATGTGCATATCTATATCCAACAAAGGAATCTTTAATTTTTGTTTACAAAAAATCAGATCTATAATGTCCTATGTATATTTTTCAACTATTTTACCCTGCTTTAGTACTTCATTCTTGTAACAATCATGTGTCTGTGTTCTGTATGCCTGGTATCTTTAGTTCATCATCTAATTACATCAGGAAAAAAAGGCAATTAGTATTTTCTGTGTGTATTAACTAATCATTTTTCCTTTTCCAACTTAAGGAAGAAGCAAAATCCGTAGGATTACTCCGCAGCCCAAGGTTAGCAAATTTGCTTGGATGCTGTTGCGAAAATGATGAGAGGTTACTTGTAGCGGAATATATGCCGAATAACACGCTTGCCAAACACCTTTTTCACTGTAAGTTGCTTGATCAATTATTGTTATCAAGTTTGAAATGCTTTGTCTGCATATGAAGGCTACATTCATAAGTGCTTGTGATTACTATATCTATTCGAACTTCTTAGTCAGTTCAAATTTGTTTCTTTACTTGTTCTTGAGGTTTTCCTCCCAAACAATGCCAGACAGGCAGACACTCATCATAACTCAGCAATGCCTTTGATGCAAAATAAATCACGGTAAATTCATAAACTATTTCCAAAGAACACCAGACGTATAAGAGCTAGAAGAAACAAGAGATAACAAGTAAAGTATTTTTGAGTCAATTGTAATCCCAGTTTTGGTTTGGTGGTTGTAATCACTTTATTACTTTGTTTTATTACGTTTTTCCCTCTTTTATCTACCCTTTCTCCACCAGGGCTTCTTCAGTGTAAATCGCACTCCCTCCATTCCACTCATTGCTTAACCTTTTTCTTTTTGGGATGTCCTACATATTATTTAACATTTTCTAAAACGGCAAGTCTTTCTTCCTTAATATTAGTAGTTCACTAACTTGCAtataatttcttttcttttctgcaCTTCTCCTGTTCTCCATACCCAATCCATATATGTTAAGAATTGAGTGGGACAAAGGGAGTATTGTGTAATATATGGACTATATGGGAAAATGGAATGCATGGAAAATCGGATTATTGAATATGAATGTGATAGTGAATGTGTACAATACAGGTCACATCTATATGATTTTATTCTAAAAGGAATGTAGTCAGTGTATGCCGTCATTTGTAACATTTTCATACCCTTGTTTTAGCATAAAAAACTTTGAATTGGTCAGCACTGGAACGGGTTATAGTCTGTTTTGTGAATAAATCTTACTCAGTTGCGTATATAATGCTCTTTACAATAATGAATTTATCTACTAAATCAGGGGAGACACAACCAATGAAGTGGGCTATGCGATTAAGGGTGGTTTTACATCTTGCTGAAGCCCTTGAATATTGTACAAGTAAAGGTCGTGCCTTGTATCATGATCTTAATGCGTACAGAGTTCTGTTTGACGAGGTAATTATATATTTACATTCGTTACAATGCGTTATATACCAAATGGATTCCACAGCTATTTCCCTAATTATGAATTGGGCACATTTTTGCAGGATGGTAATCCGAGACTCTCATGCTTTGGCCTTATGAAAAATAGTAGGGATGGAAAAAGTTACAGTACAAATTTGGCATTTACCCCTCCAGAGTATCTAAGAACTGGTAAGGATCTGTTCAGACAGGATATTTGTCTTGGGTAAATAGAAATCCGAGGTTGTCAATTATGTACACATAACCTGAGTGTAGTTGTGTCAGCTTTTAAATATTTCTGCTACTAACTACTATCATTTAGTTCTGCTTTAGTATTCCTTGGAAACAGCGATACGATGGAAATTGCGAGTGTAGTTGTGTCAGCTTTTAAATCTTTCTGCTACTAACTACTATCATTTAGTTCTGCTTTAGTATTCCTTGGAAACAGCGATACGATGGAAATTGCTTtgcaaaaataattttattaaaaaccTGGTTCAAATTTCAATTTAGAATTCATGTTGAATGTTGAAATGATACCTTAGCTTCAGACTAATCTAAAGTATTATACACATTGTAATACTGTAAGCACAATACTTCTTTACttaatatatcattatatttaCGGAGTAAGGGACATGAGATGCTCTATATCCATGTCTTGTGAGCATACCAAAAAGAAGTGTTTATATGTTTTCTTATACCTGGTATCTAGTCTTTAGTACTTCAATGGCATGACAATTGGTCAGATTAAATGTTATAGCGAAGTTGGAATTTTGGGATGACTTGCTAATTATTAGACAATCGTCTTCATGATCCTTCTTTTCTTATTGATGTAGGGAGAGTGACCCCAGAAAGTGTGATTTATAGTTTTGGAACACTTTTGCTAGATCTTATCAGTGGAAAACACATTCCTCCTAGCCATGTACGTATTCTCTTCTTACCCTCATTATGTATTAATCCAGAAAAGACAGAATTagaataaatattttaaataaatcatCGACTCAGTTGACAGAAATCTTACTCCATCTAGTATTGATATATCGAGATGCCATAATTGAAATTAAGGTTCTAAATCTGGTACATGGAAAATTGTTTCAGGCCCTTGACCTGATACGAGATAGAAACCTTCAGATGCTGACAGATTCCTGCTTGGAAGGACAATTTTCTAATGATGATGGGACTGAGCTAGTACGCTTGGCATCCCGCTGTTTGCAATACGAACCACGAGAACGACCAAATTCAAAGTCATTAGTGTCGGCTTTGACACCTTTACAAAAGGAAATTGAGGTCGGTGACAATTGCTTTCATAAGATAAGCAACATGATTATTCCATTTGTATAAAAAACATCATATTTCACTTGTTAAAATGTCTGACGGCTTAACTGTTAACATGACCAGTTTGCCCAACGTTATAAATATATCTGAAACCTTGCTAGTAACAAAAATTATCTATTTTTTTTCTGTACTGCTAAACTAATTTAActgtttaaataatattcctgATTATAATATATTATTCTTGAGAAATGATTCTaggctttaagtaagactttgTTTTTTATTAAGTAATGTTAATTGGCTAAAAGTTTGAATTAGACCTCGTATACATTCCATTTGTTGTATGCGCGGTAATGACtttaaaataatgatttctctCTCCTTGAGAAACTAGTTGCCCAAGGCTTGTACTGTTCGAGAATGAATGTGTATAGACCGTAAAATCTCATTGCTTGTACATGACAGGTGACATTAGATCAGAGTACTCGTATTCTATAAAATCTGTggaagatatcctttcaatctgtCAATTCTATCTTTTGAATGTAAATTACTGCTTTAATGCTTTTACTAATAATTTGACTATGAAAATTTCACAAATacatctaattaaataattataaatgaAGAACACTCATAACTGTCAAAGCCTCTTCTATACAAATCACACTAGCCTACGGATTTCAAGTTTTCCAAATGGAAATTGTAGAATAATTTAGGCTTGAATTGTTAAAACTTAAATGTACTTGTCTCGAATGAGGCCAGCAAACTCAAAACACAGAGTCTTTGAGTTTTGAGCTATGTTACCCTGACTCTTCATTTTGGCTCAAGGATCCATGTCAGACACTCGACATGCAGACAAGGGTATCGACACATACTTTAGGCGAGAAACCTGTACCTTAAATATTGCCGAGTCCAACACTTGGACACGTATACATGTCAGACACTTCCAACCGATTTTGAGTTATCAAGGTTGGATATCGTCGATTGAGGTTGGTTTCGGTTCAGAAATGAGATAATATACATGAGACCTAGCAATGCTTGGATGATGAGTTTATTTTATAATCTGCAAAATAGTTTTGGATCAGAGCATATAACAGTTGCATGCTTCATGATTGGTCTAGATGGGAGCAGATTTTATCCTAATATTGTGCTATTGTCTTGTTATAAAGTTACTATCTATTAATATATGTATTGTCTTTGTTGTACTAAGATATGTTTGACTAAACCAAATTTTGTTTGTCAATGTGCAGGTTCCTTCTTATGTTTTAATGGGTATTGCAAGCACTGCTTCATTCTTACCTCAAACGCCACTTGGCGAAGCTTGCTCAAGAATGGACTTGACTGCTATACACGAGATTCTAGAAAAGATTGCTTATAAAGACGATGAGGGAGCGACAAATGAGGTTAGTCAGATGAACATCTTAAACTTTCACAATTGAAATATGTTGGTGTCATCAGTAGTATATGTTATCCCTTGTGATGTCCAACTACTGTTTAGCATATACAAGCCGCATGACATTTGGTGCAATAATAATGCATCCAAGTTCCTTTCAGTAAGTGCTCATTTTCTATCCATCTCATCACCAGGTCCGTTACTGATCATGTGTCGTTAAGCCAAAAAAATATCTTGTGATTTATAGTAGAAACTATTAAACTGGTAGCGCAGAAACATATCAACCAGTAATTTTCCTGTATGCTTGGTTCTTATTAAAGGATGCACATTCTTTATGCCAGTACGATTGCGTTCAATATAATTACAATACCAATcctttttctctcttttctcaGTGTTTAATCTGCACTCAAAAAGCGAGTAGAATATACACAGCCTTGATCCACATATATTAAAGAGACTTCTATTTGTAATACTGCTCATTGTTTTCTCTTAATACTGCAGCTCTCATTTCAAATGTGGACAGATCAGATGCAAGAGTCATTGGAGTCCAAGAAAAAGGGTGATACTGCTTTCAGGCACAAGGACTTTCAAACCGCAATCGAATGCTACACACAGGTTACTGCTTTATGTATTTGGTATATTAATATGTCTTggtttacttaggagattctaTGTTTGTGAATGATGTTTCTTTTAGATGAACAACGAAAATACAGTCATTATAAATTGAATATCTACATGCTGTACTTACAATCGAGTATATTAACTTAATTATGTCTTAGGATGTCATAAGCACtgttatataattaaaataatggGCACAAGGAATGCAATTACCTGGTGTTGCCTTGACTAGTTTCCTTCTAAGTAAATTTTAGCTACTTaacttctttattatttatttatactttttgGGGTTGCAGTTTGTGAATTTTGGTCCAGTGGTTTCTCCAACAGTATTTGCTCGGCGTAGTTTGTCTTATCTCCTGTGTGACATGCCACAAGAAGCGCTAGGTGATTCAATGCAAGCGCAAGTTATTTCTCCAGTTTGGCACATTGCATCATATCTACAAGCAGCCTCACTTTTTGCCCTTAAAATGGAGACAGAAGCACAAGTAGCACTCAAGGAGGGTTCAGCACTTGAAGCTAAAAGAAATATGACCTCTGGGCACTAAAGAGTAACATACAGATATGTAAATCTTCTGTTTGATCTTCGTTTTGTTTCTCTCGAGAACGAACATTCGGAGCCCTGTCGATGGGCATATACTCAAGCCCGGTAGTAAAGAAACACGTTCAAATCACGTATCAGAAAAGAAACCGAGTATTTTGCTACATTGTCCATTGAATACTGTGACATTACCATATTTTCAGTCTTATTTAAGAAACTCTTGCATCTATATTTGTCATTGTATATCTTTTCCAGGCAATTGTGTATTAAAATTTAAAAGATGAAAGCAATTATGACTCCTTTGGACTTGTAGATCAAAGTTATTCAATTTTTCTTTCAATATATTTGGATGCATACCGCGTTAGTAGTTTGATATAATCCAACAATTGTAGAAATTTGATCTACCAAAATTTGAACCATAAAAAAAAGGATAGAACTCGGTATATTAGAACTTTCATACAATATGTAAATAGCAAAAATTCACTCTTACCAAATTGTATATGTTTTTGTTATTGACTTGGAAAATCAAGTATACGTCCCAAGTAACCACAACATATATTTACAATTTATGCATATTTACAATGAGAAATCATATAATGATGAcctaaattataatttatatacTGGCTATATAACAGATGCATATTTTTAGGTAGGATACAAAACACATATAATAATCACCATGAAGAAAATAGAAGATACTAAAAACTAACTGTCATTTTTCGGTGTCAATAATGCTATCCACGGAATTCGAATTGCTAGAAATACAACCTACTGGGTTGAATAGCTGGAAATACAACCTCGAGTAAAACTCTAGGCAAATACTTGTATCAACTTTTTTAGCCCCTCCGAAATCTCTTGCTGATAATAAATAGCCTACAACAGACAATACACCGACTTTTCTGATCTGAGAGTTCTACAATCATTTCTTTTTGCTAGTTACACACATCCCGTGAAAGGAGCAAGAAAGATACACATTAAATCGATACAATTGTCTAAGAGGGGAAGATCATCCTCTATTTTTCTACCAGTGGCCTTCACATGGGTACGGGATTTTGCAAGCGGAAAGCCTCCTTTGTTCTACCATAGTAGACGACTTTTGTGCTTGGAAAAGTGATAAAATTCCAACCAAAAGCTGATCCTCCAACAACATATGTACCCTGCAACTTCACGGCTTCAGTTTGTTGGTTCTCAAATATGTTCCCTGTGAAGACTGATTTATCTTCTGGCGGCTTCATGGAACCCCGGTCTGGTTTAGCCCCGTCATGATTTTCATCTGACAAAGGTGGGGTTTGACGAACATTCTCACACTTTTCTGAAGTATTTGTATCGGCAATCATTTCTTCGTAGAGGTCCATCATAACCTTAAGTTCTGCGAATTGCAGTTGACAAAAGCATAAGCATAGTCCACAAATAAGTACTATTCATCTTACTACTTTTTTTACAGTACAACATTGAATTAAGATTATTTGATCGCATTCAAGGAGCCATGGTGGCCATATTTCGATTAATCAGCCGTTAATTAATTTGTACAGTAAGCAGTACCAAAAATTTCCTCTTTTAGTCAATTAATATTTTCATAAAAACATGTGATCACACTCCATCGCCTGCAAATACTAAACCAAAACTACAGTTTGCAAAGATGTGTCCGTGTATCTAAAGCACTCACTAAGAAACTCAGGTAAAGTTATGCCAGTAAAGGGTTCTCATACATAAAAAATTACAATTTTATGTCTTAGATAGTAATGCTGCTGCCTGTAGAGAATCATAGCAAATCTCAGTAACACAAAGCCGAGATAATCCAAGGTACATATTAAACTAAAGTTCATAAAGGGTGACTAACCAACCCACAAACTTCACACTACTGCTACAGTCAACCTTCTTGTCAGGTAGGTGATATAGTCACATAGAGTTACTGATTGCTAAAAATCGTATTAGGAAGCAGGACACAGCTAATTTGAGTTAATCTCAGTCGGTACATTTAGTTACTGATTTATTTAATAAGTATACTTTTGATTCAGCCAAGAGCTTGTCTAGACAGAGAACGTACAAAGTACAATACTACAAATTTGAAAATTTAATCTTCTAACAATCTTACTTTCTTGGATTTCAGAAGCAGCCTTGCAATTTTGGAAATCTGGAGTCCGCAAAACCTTCAATATAACAAATGAAAAAAATTCAGGCAATTAGTTAAAACCATATTACTATATGCACGTTACTCAGATGCTAACCAGCTAAGAAACAGAAATAATCCCTCAGGTTACACCCAGTTTGAAGAATGCTCCCATAAAATCCAAGGCCACCTCGACCTTTAgaaatgaaataaaattttaaacaGTAGAATGTACTGGCAGCTAGGTGCAACTTATAACCTTATCATaaagtgttctaaaaatcggtcaACTCGGACGAGTACTCAGAAATCGGAGGTGAGCCGATTTGGGATTTAAGCGAGTACTCGACCGAGTACTTGATGCTGAATACGAGTACTCGAAAATTGGCCGAGTACTTGGATTTTAAAAACGTATCTCAGTAGATCCAATATCCAATTTCCGAGTTTTACAACGTTTGACATAAACAATCACAAGCAATCACATTACAGGAAAGACCTACTATTAGTATCCACCATCCACGTTCTGGTGTAGCTCTATACATGGGGTGCAAGTACCATAAGGTTCAATACCCGCTAAAAAAATGTTTATTTAAAAACTCAATTGCAGAAATTTGAAATATGACCTCACGCCTCAACTCCCAAACTGGAAACTATTattgataactccggtgagcgggcggctccgtccgacgccgttcctggaccttcttTGGGTATGGATaaggtgtagctgctggttgggcgcctgcaaaacaacaccggaaggggggtttagctcccacggcgcctctggtgtaagaataagaacaggGCCTTGAAGAAGATGAAGGTATGTATATGTAATGTAGAGGCTGCTGTGTGTGTGGATGTGTATATGTGATGGCTGCTGTGTGTTAATGAATATATGAGAGTGTGTGAGTGTGTAAGAGTgaatattttccaacccctagggtttaggggtagttacctccaaatctgggccgttggatcttgggaccAGAGGGCGCCTAGTttgggtggattgcttacacgtgtccaggggaggatCACCTCCAaagtgtcctaacggccttctgacacgcGTCGCGCTTGTCTGGTGCGTTGGTTGTTGATAGTTGTCACccctccttggcgggttgtgggatgtgaATGTGTTTGCTGGGACCCCCTCACGGTGGTCTGAGTCCAgatccggatccgggtaggcATTAGCTCTGGGCTCCGGGTTGGATCCAGATCCGGGTCATGGGATGGGCCCGGGCCTGGCCTCTCCATTTGATTGTTCTGGGAGGGGGGGTCTCGGTCCATCGATCGAAGCCTGGTATCCTTTAAATCCAAGTTGAATCCTAgccgggtctcttataccctatcaatTATCACAAAAAGACGGGGGCATCCACTATGCTACAAACTTAAGGATCGAAAGGAACACCTAGGCTCCAGCTAGTCCAGACAGTTCAGCAGTGATAAAAATCACACACCTGACCAGTCTACAATGTAGCCATAAATTGTAAACTTACATATACTATTACTGAACGACTCCTGCCTCCGAGAGGCCGAGTAGCTAAATTACTTAACCCCTACATTAAACCTACTTGTATAACTTTTTCCGGGCTTCAATCAATTTCTTATCAATTATATAAACCCCCTAAGGTATTAGAAACGTAGTGAATTTCCAGGAACCAAATTAATTACTAGTAAACATTTCTGGTACTATACAGAATGATGGACAAAAAGACTTTTTTAGACAAAATTAAAACTCTTAACTGCaacatatataaacataaaaaTGAGCATGCCAGGATCATATATGGACTAAATTACTTAACTTTAATCTTATTAATCAAAAACACAAACCCAGATACAAAATCCCAAAACATGAATAAACACAAACAAtccgacccgacccgacccgacccACTAAATGAATTTAGACCACGCCGTGAAAAACAAGCCAATTAAACAAAGATGCATGATTAGAAATCAAAAAAGAAGAAGGGTACCTGAATGAAATGGGGACGAAGATCTTTACAAATAGCTCTGATTTTAAAGAAGTTGGAGTCTTGAAGATCAAGTGGCCTTTTCTTTGTTGTTGTTGGAGGAGCTTCTTGTTCTTGAGTTGAACccattttgtttttgttttggagATTATAGCTGAGGCTTTTGTGTACTTTACTACTACTTGATCTTTGTTTCTTGGGATTTTTATAACAAAGTAGTCAACTTTATGTTGAAAACAAGAATAAAACAAGTACtctgttttgttttttttttataagattttgatttCTGCGGACATTTCTAATAAgtctttttaatttttaattttttctaataaaaatatataacttaaattataattaacaaaaaaaatatattaaaaattattattttatatacgCGGTTAAAGGAACGACATATAAAAAAATAAAGTGAATAATCAACTTTCTTTTTTCAATGTAATAAAAAAAGTTCTTTTTCCAagcattttaatttttttatccaTATCCCAATATATGAGATAGCCCAAAATTCGTCAGTAAATTTTTATACAAAAACCGACATGTACAATGGGTAACTTTTCTAATAGAGTTAAAAATATTAGCCACGCAGATTCAATATAATCATATATTATGTTATCTCGTGCGGAAAATTTTTTAGAGTAAATATTTGGAACGTCTTCCTTTGACGTTTAAAAATGTAAATATTTTTacttatatatgtatatattgtcatattttgttctttttttttatatatgagaAAAAAATTCCTAAATTTAacttcaaaaaattatttaaaattattgaGATTTTACATATAAAATTTGAATGAAAATTTTGTAATAATATAATTAACTCCCTTGAATTTAAAAAAAGTActaaaaactcacttaattttagataattatttaaaattaactTTAAAATTCTTAAACCCTATATAAGAGCCGTTACCGTTAGTAACACCGGGTGTTAAATACGAAAAGTTCCGGTTATCAAAGACAACTCGTCAAAATCCGATCATCATAAATTTTGATGAACAGAAAATGGATTCCCTTTTATTTCTCAATCCAAATTACAGAACACAATCTCAGTTAACATAATCAAgatttaaatccataatttatgAAGAACAAATTTCAGAAATCAATCTTCGTTTTCTACTAAATCAAACATAAAActtacaaataaataaataaataaataaatagattgCAAATGACAAGAGAAGGTTATCTATTATACTCCCTATGTTTTTTTATTTGTCGCTTTGACTTTTGCACGTATTTTAATGTGGTTTGACCGGTTAGTTAGAAatatgatttt carries:
- the LOC141692473 gene encoding serine/threonine-protein kinase BSK7-like isoform X2; protein product: MGCQGSKLIPCCLVSEYKTSMVEAPDTNDVSGEAGGLPAFREFTLEQLKNATSGFAVENIVSEHGEKAPNVVYKGKLDNQKRIAVKRFNRSAWPDSRQFMEEAKSVGLLRSPRLANLLGCCCENDERLLVAEYMPNNTLAKHLFHWETQPMKWAMRLRVVLHLAEALEYCTSKGRALYHDLNAYRVLFDEDGNPRLSCFGLMKNSRDGKSYSTNLAFTPPEYLRTGRVTPESVIYSFGTLLLDLISGKHIPPSHALDLIRDRNLQMLTDSCLEGQFSNDDGTELVRLASRCLQYEPRERPNSKSLVSALTPLQKEIEVPSYVLMGIASTASFLPQTPLGEACSRMDLTAIHEILEKIAYKDDEGATNELSFQMWTDQMQESLESKKKGDTAFRHKDFQTAIECYTQFVNFGPVVSPTVFARRSLSYLLCDMPQEALGDSMQAQVISPVWHIASYLQAASLFALKMETEAQVALKEGSALEAKRNMTSGH
- the LOC141692473 gene encoding serine/threonine-protein kinase BSK7-like isoform X1 → MGCQGSKLIPCCLVSEYKTSMVEAPDTIDDVSGEAGGLPAFREFTLEQLKNATSGFAVENIVSEHGEKAPNVVYKGKLDNQKRIAVKRFNRSAWPDSRQFMEEAKSVGLLRSPRLANLLGCCCENDERLLVAEYMPNNTLAKHLFHWETQPMKWAMRLRVVLHLAEALEYCTSKGRALYHDLNAYRVLFDEDGNPRLSCFGLMKNSRDGKSYSTNLAFTPPEYLRTGRVTPESVIYSFGTLLLDLISGKHIPPSHALDLIRDRNLQMLTDSCLEGQFSNDDGTELVRLASRCLQYEPRERPNSKSLVSALTPLQKEIEVPSYVLMGIASTASFLPQTPLGEACSRMDLTAIHEILEKIAYKDDEGATNELSFQMWTDQMQESLESKKKGDTAFRHKDFQTAIECYTQFVNFGPVVSPTVFARRSLSYLLCDMPQEALGDSMQAQVISPVWHIASYLQAASLFALKMETEAQVALKEGSALEAKRNMTSGH
- the LOC141692253 gene encoding uncharacterized protein LOC141692253 codes for the protein MGSTQEQEAPPTTTKKRPLDLQDSNFFKIRAICKDLRPHFIQVLRTPDFQNCKAASEIQEKLKVMMDLYEEMIADTNTSEKCENVRQTPPLSDENHDGAKPDRGSMKPPEDKSVFTGNIFENQQTEAVKLQGTYVVGGSAFGWNFITFPSTKVVYYGRTKEAFRLQNPVPM